A DNA window from Zingiber officinale cultivar Zhangliang chromosome 3A, Zo_v1.1, whole genome shotgun sequence contains the following coding sequences:
- the LOC122050994 gene encoding B-box zinc finger protein 22-like, translating to MKVLCDVCERAAAAVVCCADEAALCWGCDEKIHAANKLAGKHQRVPLLLASSNSAAATNSSLQIPTCDICQEKPGYFFCLEDRALLCRQCDVAIHTASPHASSHQRFLITGVRVALEHHRTHGFDINNSGSDGNSTNSNNSSSSIPLASLVPTDSIADKKLQEDFKTQWPWNEFLDSFEFDPYGLSGPGSSS from the exons ATGAAGGTACTGTGCGATGTTTGCGAGAGGGCAGCGGCGGCAGTGGTCTGTTGTGCCGACGAGGCGGCTCTCTGCTGGGGCTGCGACGAGAAGATCCACGCCGCCAATAAGCTTGCCGGGAAGCACCAGCGAGTGCCCCTGCTCCTTGCCAGCTCCAACTCTGCTGCCGCTACTAATTCATCTTTGCAAATCCCTACTTGTGATATTTGCCAG GAGAAACCTGGGTATTTCTTCTGCTTGGAGGACCGAGCATTGCTGTGTCGACAGTGCGACGTGGCCATCCACACAGCCAGCCCCCACGCTTCTTCGCATCAGCGTTTCCTGATCACTGGTGTGCGAGTTGCACTCGAACACCATCGCACCCATGGTTTCGACATTAACAACAGTGGCAGCGACGGCAACAGCACAAACAGTAACAACAGCAGCAGCAGCATCCCTCTTGCATCCCTCGTGCCCACTGATTCCATTGCAGACAAGAAACTTCAAGAGGATTTTAAGACGCAGTGGCCTTGGAATGAGTTTCTCGACAGTTTCGAATTCGATCCTTACGGGTTATCGGGGCCAGGTTCATCCAGCTAA
- the LOC122050993 gene encoding E3 ubiquitin-protein ligase CHIP-like: MAMALAASDQAELLNESGKAFVGKKRFLAAIEAYTEAITLCPSVAKYYANRAICYRKLRQWTKVESDSRRAIELDSRYSKAHYILGIALVELQDFAGGIKELEKALNIEGNHKQQSEQVMEIREILAKAKYSEWELLFSKHDLKLLNLKESCEKALREYHFLHDFQASNETGNDLIEQLKLLDEVFRETTSINMPTEVPDHLCCKITLQLFQDPVIAPSGVTYEKAMIMQHLDKVGNFDPFTREPLERKQLVPNLAIKAAVQAYLDEHPWAYNTNQ; this comes from the exons ATGGCGATGGCGCTGGCGGCCTCGGATCAAGCCGAGCTTCTCAATGAGTCAGGCAAGGCCTTCGTCGGGAAAAAGCGTTTCCTTGCTGCCATTGAAGCTTACACCGAG GCTATAACTCTTTGCCCAAGCGTTGCAAAATACTATGCAAACCGAGCTATCTGCTATAGGAAATTGAG ACAGTGGACTAAGGTTGAGTCTGATTCAAGGAGAGCAATTGAACTTGACAGTAGATACTCCAAG GCTCACTATATCTTAGGAATTGCATTAGTGGAGTTGCAGGATTTTGCTGGAGGCATTAAAGAACTGGAGAAG GCCTTGAACATTGAAGGAAATCATAAACAACAAAGTGAGCAAGTGATGGAGATCCGTGAGATTCTTGCCAAAGCGAAATACAGTGAATGGGAATTATTGTTCAGCAAGCATGATTTGAAGCTGTTAAATCTCAA GGAATCTTGTGAAAAAGCTTTGAGAGAATATCATTTTCTTCATGATTTTCAAGCGTCTAATGAAACAGGGAATGATCTTATTGAGCAACTCAAACTCCTTGATGAAGTGTTTCGAGAAACTACATCTATTAACATGCCAACAGAA GTGCCTGACCACCTTTGCTGTAAGATTACACTACAGCTCTTCCAGGATCCTGTAATTGCGCCTAGTGGTGTAACATATGAAAAAGCTATGATAATGCAACATCTAGATAAG GTTGGCAACTTTGATCCATTTACTAGAGAACCATTGGAACGAAAACAGTTGGTACCAAACCTAGCAATCAAGGCAGCAGTGCAAGCCTATCTGGATGAGCATCCTTGGGCATACAATACAAACCAATGA
- the LOC122050992 gene encoding MLO-like protein 1, giving the protein MAGGGGGGDESNTTLEQTPTWFVAIVCSVIVFISVLFERFLHRLGKGLQKNNRKPLFEALQKIKEELMLLGFISLLLVVLQGPIQRICIPESITRKLRHCKGNDAPSSVAGGSSSGGNHGGARRLLAGGGEVSGHCHSQGKVPLMSVEAIHELHIFIFVLAVTHVMSSLITMVLGIMQMRKWRSWEDSIHEAKGNVPPKIRDVQKCKFTVKCFEGFSKDSSILSWVHSFFKQFYGSVTKSDYNTMRHGFIMTHCRGNPGFDFYKYMIRVLEADYKQVVGISGYLWIFAVIFLLVGVEAWHVYFWISFVPLILLLAVGTKLEHVIAELVSQVAEGHLKATLSDKLFWFNNPRVVLFLIHFMLFQVAFEIAIFFWKLTTYGMESCIMEQVGYIVPRLIICVLVQILSSYSTLPLYAIVTQMGSSFNMAIFNENVRAGVLDWARCARNKKDRKMSGDGGESNMKESTDGNNKFDDGHQLERVVVKEDAALEG; this is encoded by the exons ATGGCCGGAGGCGGTGGCGGCGGCGACGAGTCGAACACAACGCTGGAGCAAACTCCGACATGGTTCGTCGCCATCGTCTGCTCCGTTATAGTCTTCATCTCCGTCCTCTTCGAGCGCTTCCTTCATCGTCTCGGCAAG GGGCTCCAGAAGAACAACCGAAAGCCCCTCTTCGAGGCCCTCCAGAAAATTAAAGAAG AGTTGATGTTGCTGGGGTTTATCTCGCTCTTGCTGGTGGTGCTGCAGGGCCCTATCCAGCGCATCTGCATCCCTGAGAGCATCACGCGTAAGCTGCGCCATTGCAAAGGAAATGATGCGCCTTCCTCCGTTGCCGGCGGTTCCTCCTCCGGCGGAAATCACGGTGGCGCGCGCAGGTTACTGGCCGGGGGAGGAGAGGTTTCCGGCCACTGCCATAGCCAG GGAAAAGTTCCATTGATGTCGGTTGAGGCAATTCATGAACTGCACATCTTCATCTTTGTTCTGGCTGTCACTCATGTCATGTCCAGCCTCATCACTATGGTTCTTGGAATCATGCAG ATGCGCAAATGGAGAAGCTGGGAGGATTCAATCCACGAAGCGAAGGGGAACG TTCCTCCAAAGATCAGAGATGTACAGAAATGCAAATTCACCGTAAAGTGTTTCGAGGGATTCAGCAAGGATTCATCGATATTAAGTTGGGTG CATTCTTTTTTTAAGCAATTCTATGGATCCGTCACCAAATCGGATTACAATACTATGAGACACGGATTCATCATG ACTCACTGTAGAGGAAACCCGGGGTTCGACTTTTACAAATATATGATAAGAGTCCTTGAAGCTGATTACAAACAAGTTGTTGGCATAAG TGGGTACTTGTGGATTTTCGCTGTGATATTCTTGCTGGTGGGTGTCGAAG CTTGGCATGTATATTTTTGGATATCATTCGTGCCCCTTATT CTTTTGCTTGCTGTTGGCACCAAATTGGAGCATGTGATCGCCGAACTGGTTAGTCAGGTTGCTGAAGGCCACTTGAAAGCAACTCTTTCAGATAAATTATTCTGGTTTAACAATCCAAGAGTTGTGTTGTTCTTGATCCACTTCATGCTGTTCCAAGTTGCATTTGAGATTGCAATTTTCTTCTGGAAACTG ACAACATATGGCATGGAGTCCTGCATCATGGAGCAAGTAGGCTACATTGTTCCCAGGCTTATCATCTG TGTGCTTGTCCAAATCCTTAGCAGTTATAGCACCCTTCCACTCTATGCCATTGTTACTCAG ATGGGGAGCTCATTCAACATGGCCATATTTAATGAGAATGTGCGAGCTGGTGTTCTCGATTGGGCCAGATGTGCAAGGAACAAGAAAGATAGGAAAATGAGTGGCGACGGCGGTGAATCGAACATGAAGGAATCGACAGATGGAAACAATAAGTTTGATGATGGCCACCAGTTGGAGAGAGTTGTTGTGAAGGAAGATGCTGCATTGGAAGGTTGA
- the LOC122050991 gene encoding protein FAR1-RELATED SEQUENCE 6-like, giving the protein MQAMEGPSGRQRKPRRPALTLNSQDVTGDTTMDAIEGMDDDELIDDSVGDEFDDRVPEVGMVFKNHQEVSKFYKRYARRVGFGIAIRRSAFTEDGHCLYLELMCCKGGRKRPEPKYRKRNSAKTNCPARIKVKLWGDGMLHLVVANIDHNHPVSPSMARFLTCYRQLSGAAKKRADRNKGEIDEPRLPPTMPLDRLSALEELLFSESQHRSFVERGRLKLGEGDAEALRLFFTRMQAKNINFFNVVDLDEEGHVRNVFWADARSRAAYQYYNDVVMLDTTYVTNKYDLPLATFVGVNHHGQLVLLGCSLLSDETMETYVWLFKAWIACMYGEFPKALITDHFKAIQSAVAQVLPNVRHRLCLSQILKRVPEKLGGSADYRSINKALQKAVYDSLTVDEFEEDWTRMVDIYGLQGNEWIRSLYEFRLSWVPVYLKDTFWAGMSTTQRNETIVAFFDGHVETKTSLKQFLGKYEMALLDKYEKEAQADFETFHKRRPSVSKFYMEEQLSRVFTLNMFKKFQDEIEAIMYCHASLLKVDGPISTFDVRECIFLDDGKRTMNKNHGVLYNTEEKEIQCICGSFQFRGILCRHALSVLKLQQVHEIPLRYVINRWKKDFKQLHALARSSDDVIANNRIDRYDYLSMRCLQLVEVGVLSDKYQLALRLIKEMEKFLLSDNTYDDTQPKIKPRIPKANRLIQNRKLNVGTSVASGNGNAVQQLGGFVQLNEGHPSLGITKATEFQVLPTPYLATQIRPQPNIKSTEGGNPAVLPRNQFGMPLNGNQATVRPGIVYMFPGGFDPQTFGNGPLMPWIYQPVLQATQNPKDPLAPGPPKRRRKIFRDQKPVESTQDPKEPPVASTG; this is encoded by the exons ATGCAGGCCATGGAAGGACCCAGCGGTCGACAGAGGAAACCAAGAAGACCCGCCCTCACTCTTAACTCCCAG GATGTGACGGGAGATACTACCATGGACGCAATTGAAGGAATGGACGATGATGAATTGATTGATGATAGTGTTGGAGATGAATTTGACGACAGAGTACCTGAGGTGGGCATGGTGTTCAAGAATCATCAAGAGGTATCAAAGTTCTACAAGAGATATGCTCGCCGGGTGGGGTTTGGCATCGCTATAAGACGATCTGCCTTTACGGAAGACGGACACTGCTTGTACTTAGAATTGATGTGCTGCAAAGGTGGCCGGAAGCGACCAGAGCCCAAGTACAGGAAGCGCAACTCAGCAAAAACGAATTGCCCTGCAAGGATTAAAGTTAAGCTCTGGGGTGATGGGATGCTTCATTTGGTTGTGGCTAACATTGACCACAACCACCCAGTTAGCCCCTCCATGGCAAGGTTCTTGACTTGTTATAGGCAGCTGTCAGGTGCTGCCAAGAAGCGAGCTGATCGAAACAAAGGAGAGATAGATGAACCAAGATTGCCGCCAACTATGCCGCTTGATAGATTAAGTGCGCTTGAAGAATTACTCTTTAGTGAGAGCCAGCATAGGAGTTTTGTTGAAAGAGGTAGATTGAAGCTTGGGGAAGGGGATGCTGAAGCCCTTCGTCTTTTTTTCACTCGAATGCAAGCGAAGAATATTAATTTCTTCAATGTCGTGGATTTGGATGAGGAGGGACATGTGAGAAATGTCTTCTGGGCAGATGCACGGTCAAGAGCTGCATATCAATATTACAATGACGTTGTCATGCTTGATACCACATATGTGACGAACAAATATGATCTACCTCTTGCTACATTTGTTGGGGTGAACCATCATGGCCAGTTGGTTTTACTGGGTTGCAGCTTGCTATCAGATGAGACCATGGAGACATATGTATGGTTGTTCAAGGCATGGATAGCATGTATGTATGGGGAGTTCCCCAAGGCCCTTATTACTGATCATTTTAAGGCCATTCAGAGTGCTGTTGCTCAAGTTCTCCCCAATGTTCGCCATCGCTTGTGCCTGTCACAGATACTGAAAAGGGTACCTGAAAAATTAGGTGGCTCAGCAGATTATAGATCCATTAATAAGGCATTGCAAAAGGCTGTTTATGATTCCTTAACAGTTGATGAGTTTGAAGAAGATTGGACAAGGATGGTTGACATATATGGACTTCAAGGCAATGAATGGATCAGATCATTGTATGAATTCCGGCTTTCTTGGGTCCCTGTATATTTGAAAGATACATTCTGGGCTGGCATGTCTACCACCCAGCGAAATGAGACTATAGTTGCattttttgatgggcatgttgaaacaAAGACTTCCTTGAAGCAATTTCTTGGTAAATACGAGATGGCGTTGCTGGATAAATATGAAAAGGAAGCCCAAGCAGATTTTGAGACATTTCACAAGAGGCGACCTTCTGTGTCTAAGTTTTACATGGAAGAACAACTTTCTAGAGTCTTCACACTTAATATGTTTAAGAAGTTTCAGGATGAGATTGAGGCCATAATGTACTGTCATGCATCTCTGCTCAAGGTAGATGGACCCATATCTACTTTTGATGTCAGGGAATGTATTTTTCTTGATGATGGCAAGAGAACAATGAACAAGAACCATGGGGTTTTATACAACACAGAAGAGAAGGAGATTCAGTGCATATGTGGTTCATTTCAGTTTAGAGGGATCCTATGCCGGCATGCTTTGTCTGTACTCAAGTTGCAACAAGTGCATGAAATTCCATTGCGGTATGTCATTAACCGGTGGAAAAAAGACTTTAAGCAATTGCATGCTCTTGCTCGGTCTTCGGATGATGTCATTGCTAATAACAGAATTGATCGATATGATTACTTATCAATGCGATGTCTTCAGCTTGTTGAAGTAGGAGTGTTGTCAGATAAATACCAACTAGCTCTTAGATTGATAAAAGAGATGGAGAAGTTTCTTCTAAGTGACAACACATATGATGATACACAGCCTAAGATTAAGCCTCGAATTCCTAAAGCAAATAGATTGATCCAAAATCGCAAGCTAAATGTTGGAACTAGCGTGGCATCTGGAAATGGAAATGCAGTACAGCAGCTTGGTGGTTTTGTGCAATTAAATGAGGGTCAT CCTTCTCTAGGAATCACAAAGGCTACTGAGTTTCAAGTTCTTCCAACTCCATATCTTGCCACCCAAATCAGGCCCCAACCAAATATAAAATCCACG gaaggtggaaacccaGCTGTCTTGCCTCGGAATCAATTTGGCATGCCACTGAATGGAAACCAAGCAACAGTACGACCAGGCATTGTGTATATGTTCCCA GGTGGATTTGACCCACAGACATTTGGAAATGGACCTTTGATGCCATGGATATATCAGCCAGTGCTCCAA GCTACTCAGAACCCAAAGGATCCTCTGGCACCAGGTCCCCCCAAAAGGAGACGGAAGATATTCCGTGATCAAAAGCCTGTTGAATCTACTCAAGATCCAAAAGAACCTCCTGTCGCATCAACTGGTTAA